In Alosa sapidissima isolate fAloSap1 chromosome 4, fAloSap1.pri, whole genome shotgun sequence, the following are encoded in one genomic region:
- the errfi1a gene encoding ERBB receptor feedback inhibitor 1a, with the protein MRPDCSWSMSTAGLTAQEVCLPSQALFMRGSHCHSMAGTKPSWNPSHDYNNLYFSPDTKVDYSLQSQQQVPCLSSVEKSRPLLRNSPSVQRLPLKKFRPSQLTLSSSNEPLTPSPVEDDQVVPSFQRLSVCDRVSPPQTPSRATKPLPPLPGTADLSSSDQAMDSEGGFFAADDSCSLVPEPCANKPSPFRYGAPSRRSFRGRGMINYAYHEGPSVQQRQPHPQTVQQQQQQHQHPQQHRWQDKDLPEQQQHQTQHQHQHQNQHQQPQDRTIRKLRRSHSGPAGSFNKPTSLRLSCHHRNGPDLDKPEIPPRAPIPPRPVKTTDYRRWSAEVSSGAYSDEDRPPKVPPREPLSSTGSGGGTSTRTPSPKSLPTYFNGIMPPTQSFAPDPKYVSRGLQRQNSEGSPCILPVMENGHKASNTHYFLLPKRPAYLDKLEKFLTDLPAGRGGEPASRSDGDGQSKRRTPIDLV; encoded by the exons ATGCGACCCGATTGCAGCTGGAGTATGTCCACTGCAGGCTTGACTGCCCAGGAAGTCTGTTTACCCTCGCAAGCGCTCTTCATGCGGGGCAGCCATTGTCACAGCATGGCCGGAACTAAGCCTTCCTGGAATCCCTCACATGACTATAACAA CCTGTATTTCAGCCCGGACACCAAAGTGGATTACAGTCTACAGTCACAGCAGCAGGTCCCCTGCCTCTCATCTGTAGAAA AATCGCGACCACTGCTCCGGAACAGTCCATCAGTTCAGAGGCTGCCCCTAAAGAAGTTCCGGCCCTCTCAGCTTACCTTGTCTTCCAGCAACGAGCCCCTCACGCCCAGCCCCGTGGAAGATGACCAGGTGGTGCCCTCCTTCCAGCGCCTGTCTGTCTGCGACCGTGTCAGCCCACCACAGACACCTAGCCGTGCCACCAAGCCCCTACCCCCTCTGCCCGGCACAGCGGACTTGTCCTCGTCAGACCAGGCCATGGACAGCGAGGGGGGCTTCTTCGCCGCGGACGACAGCTGCAGCCTGGTGCCCGAGCCATGTGCCAACAAGCCATCACCCTTCCGCTACGGGGCACCCAGTCGGAGGAGTTTCCGGGGCCGCGGGATGATTAACTATGCGTACCACGAAGGACCGTCGGTCCAGCAGAGGCAACCTCATCCACAGACagtgcagcaacagcagcagcaacatcagCATCCACAACAGCACAGGTGGCAGGACAAGGATCTACCtgaacagcagcagcatcagactCAAcaccagcatcagcatcagaaTCAGCACCAACAGCCGCAGGACCGTACCATCCGCAAGCTGCGCCGCTCTCACTCGGGGCCTGCCGGATCCTTCAACAAGCCCACGTCGCTGCGCCTGTCCTGTCACCACCGCAATGGCCCGGACCTGGATAAACCAGAGATCCCTCCCCGAGCACCAATCCCGCCGCGGCCCGTCAAGACCACTGATTACCGCCGCTGGTCCGCCGAGGTCTCCTCAGGGGCCTACAGCGACGAGGATCGGCCGCCGAAGGTCCCGCCACGGGAGCCTCTGTCCAGCACAGGTAGCGGCGGTGGCACAAGCACCCGAACACCCAGCCCCAAATCCCTGCCCACGTACTTCAACGGCATCATGCCGCCCACGCAGAGCTTTGCGCCTGACCCCAAGTACGTAAGCCGAGGGCTGCAGCGGCAGAACAGCGAGGGCTCGCCCTGCATCCTGCCCGTCATGGAGAACGGCCACAAGGCGAGCAACACCCACTACTTCCTGCTCCCCAAGAGACCCGCCTACCTGGACAAACTGGAAAAGTTTCTGACCGATCTGCCGGCCGGACGAGGAGGTGAGCCGGCCTCGAGGTCAGACGGGGACGGTCAAAGCAAACGGAGGACACCCATCGACCTGGTGTAA